CGAAGCTCGTTCAACACCAGTACATAGCGGAGCCGATTGCCGAACCGATCAAGCAGTTTGGCCAGCAGATCCACCGAATCCTTGCCGGCGTCCATCACATGCCAGTAATGAAGGGAAAAGCCCCCCTCTTCGGCCAAATCGAATACGCCGGACTCTTCCATCCATTTTGCCAGGGGTTCGAGCGTCTGAGCCGCGAGGTCAACCAGGATGCGACGCTCGGGCTGCTCGACTGCCGCTTCGACAATCGCGTCCAAGGCCTCATAGCGATCCACCAGCACCGGCGAGGCATAGCCGGCGTAAAACCGCATCAGCGCCCCATGCGAGCGATCCGTGTCAAAGCCGAGGAACGGCAGTTGCTTGTCAATCAGGTATTGCGCGAGAACGCGCGCCACAAGGGATTTGCCCACCCCGCCTTTTTCCCCACCAACCAAATGAATATTCGACATAATTGTTTTTTATTTTTACA
Above is a genomic segment from Verrucomicrobiota bacterium containing:
- a CDS encoding mobilization protein — encoded protein: MSNIHLVGGEKGGVGKSLVARVLAQYLIDKQLPFLGFDTDRSHGALMRFYAGYASPVLVDRYEALDAIVEAAVEQPERRILVDLAAQTLEPLAKWMEESGVFDLAEEGGFSLHYWHVMDAGKDSVDLLAKLLDRFGNRLRYVLVLNELRGDDFSILKQSGEAERALALGARTVSIKRLNEAAIQKIDARSSSFWAAKNSADKETTGLGLMDRQRVKMWLRSAYQEMDAVGV